A window of Haloarcula sp. H-GB4 contains these coding sequences:
- a CDS encoding tRNA-binding protein: MGFTETEIDPARFLEDVEMRIGEIVAVEPFPEARKDVYKLDVDFGDETRQSAAGLTDVYDPEDLLGSQVVAVVNLGTVSIAGFESECLVTGVDSEDGVVHLTPERDVEPGTRVY, translated from the coding sequence ATGGGGTTCACTGAAACCGAGATCGATCCCGCACGGTTCCTCGAAGACGTAGAGATGCGTATCGGTGAGATCGTTGCCGTTGAGCCGTTCCCCGAAGCACGCAAAGACGTGTACAAGCTCGACGTTGATTTCGGGGACGAGACGCGCCAGTCCGCCGCGGGGCTGACAGACGTGTACGATCCTGAGGACTTGCTCGGGTCGCAGGTCGTTGCCGTCGTCAACCTCGGGACAGTCTCTATCGCCGGCTTCGAGAGTGAGTGTCTGGTAACCGGCGTTGACAGCGAGGACGGTGTCGTCCACCTGACACCCGAACGGGATGTCGAACCCGGGACACGCGTGTATTGA
- a CDS encoding DUF2892 domain-containing protein, whose protein sequence is MDSDKNVGGRDRLIRAVLAVVLTIVSLRWLRSGKRKRGLLAGIGALGLGFNASTGYCGFNDTLDIDTTGESDDDVFAPDTDDEPATDKSTDVSVDFTSADDTEVSNGHASGELTCAVCEDPIVPGERRGPNDEGAIVHETCE, encoded by the coding sequence ATGGACTCCGATAAGAACGTCGGCGGTCGCGACCGCCTGATCCGAGCGGTGCTGGCAGTCGTCCTGACAATTGTCTCTCTGCGCTGGCTTCGCAGCGGGAAGCGCAAGCGCGGCCTGCTCGCTGGAATCGGCGCGCTCGGCCTGGGATTCAACGCCTCGACGGGCTACTGCGGCTTCAACGACACGCTCGACATTGATACGACGGGCGAGAGCGACGACGATGTGTTCGCGCCGGATACGGACGACGAACCGGCAACCGACAAGTCGACAGACGTGAGTGTTGACTTTACGTCCGCTGACGATACCGAGGTCTCGAATGGCCACGCCAGCGGCGAGTTGACCTGCGCCGTCTGCGAGGACCCTATTGTTCCCGGTGAGCGCCGTGGGCCAAACGACGAGGGCGCGATCGTCCACGAGACCTGCGAGTAA
- a CDS encoding sugar phosphate isomerase/epimerase: protein MQTAIQLWTLRDLREPLSDVLDRIAVAGYDGVEFAGIGDPGASRHSLDEAGLGIAGVHVQLEDLQSDPRTVGNQVRTLDAPSLVLPYLDDDHFASESAVESTATLLEMLAAEFDRPLLYHNHDHEFVPLGDGTAFDALVDQTTIGFEFDAGWAHAAGQDPAALIRRLDGRVPVVHLKDMTADGEPTTLGDGVVPLQAVVDAAREAGAEWLVFEHDNPEDPVDAIQAGIDGMTPLLE from the coding sequence ATGCAGACAGCGATTCAGCTCTGGACGCTCCGCGACCTCCGGGAACCGCTATCGGACGTACTCGACCGTATCGCGGTTGCCGGCTACGACGGCGTAGAATTCGCCGGCATCGGTGACCCGGGCGCGTCTCGGCACTCGCTTGATGAGGCGGGACTCGGCATTGCCGGCGTCCACGTCCAGCTGGAAGACTTGCAGTCCGACCCCCGCACCGTTGGCAATCAGGTCCGGACACTCGACGCGCCGTCTCTGGTTCTCCCGTATCTCGATGACGATCACTTCGCAAGTGAGAGCGCAGTCGAGTCGACGGCGACGCTACTCGAAATGCTTGCGGCGGAGTTCGACCGACCGCTACTGTACCACAACCACGACCACGAGTTCGTCCCGCTCGGCGACGGAACCGCCTTCGACGCGCTCGTCGACCAGACGACGATTGGATTCGAGTTCGACGCCGGGTGGGCACACGCGGCGGGGCAGGACCCTGCCGCACTGATTCGGCGACTTGACGGGCGCGTTCCAGTCGTCCACCTCAAAGACATGACTGCGGACGGGGAGCCGACGACTCTCGGCGACGGCGTGGTGCCGCTCCAGGCGGTGGTTGATGCGGCCCGCGAGGCCGGGGCTGAATGGCTCGTCTTCGAGCACGACAACCCCGAAGACCCGGTCGACGCTATCCAAGCCGGTATCGACGGTATGACGCCGTTACTGGAGTGA
- a CDS encoding DUF92 domain-containing protein codes for MTGTVRRAGAFAAVGTLAVAVPAATGFRSLELATVAAIAPFVLVAALGVTIIGQDSRLFDLFARPGDYEDGKLYGLAAFSLAAAGLALLAVRFSLPGPVFVGVVVIVAYGNLGQRLAYTVRADEVVATAGFVLVGFVAGVAGQVLGTRIQAAVGEGAAAIDLPLVLFLAASGAFVAALLRSVLFERDDPLVMLTVGLLLWLFFELDPSVTAQRVVIALAVTVLLGYLSYALDTASLPGMLTGVLLSFLTIVLGGFGWFAMLISFFGLGGLSTKYRYDEKLDRGIAEENEGARGSGNVLANSIVALFAVVAAAASPSHIAVDPLLFFYAFAGAVAAAMTDTFSSEFGGLYDNPRLITTLKPVEPGTDGGVTWQGVAAGAAGAGIIAGIAALTQDISTVGSGVILLCGLVGMTVDSLLGATVEGSVVGNQGVNMLATLAAALTGAGVVLAAGLL; via the coding sequence GTGACTGGCACAGTCCGTCGGGCAGGCGCGTTTGCCGCCGTGGGGACCCTCGCGGTCGCCGTTCCGGCCGCAACGGGCTTTCGCTCGCTCGAACTCGCGACTGTCGCCGCTATCGCACCCTTCGTCCTTGTCGCCGCGCTCGGCGTGACGATCATCGGACAGGACTCACGGTTGTTCGACCTGTTCGCCCGCCCCGGTGACTACGAAGACGGGAAACTATACGGGCTAGCGGCCTTCTCGCTTGCCGCCGCCGGGCTCGCGCTGCTGGCCGTCCGCTTCAGTCTGCCGGGTCCGGTGTTCGTCGGCGTCGTTGTCATCGTCGCCTACGGGAATCTCGGCCAGCGACTCGCATACACCGTCCGCGCGGACGAGGTAGTCGCAACCGCGGGTTTCGTCCTCGTCGGCTTCGTCGCCGGCGTCGCAGGGCAGGTTCTCGGAACGCGGATTCAGGCCGCCGTTGGCGAGGGAGCAGCCGCTATCGACCTTCCGCTCGTGCTGTTTCTCGCCGCTAGCGGTGCGTTCGTTGCCGCGCTGCTTCGCTCGGTGCTGTTCGAACGGGACGATCCGCTGGTGATGCTCACCGTGGGACTGCTGCTGTGGCTGTTTTTCGAACTCGACCCGTCGGTGACGGCACAGCGCGTCGTCATCGCGCTTGCCGTGACAGTCCTGCTCGGCTACCTCTCCTACGCGCTCGACACCGCATCCCTTCCGGGGATGCTCACCGGCGTCCTCCTCTCCTTTTTGACCATCGTGCTCGGCGGCTTCGGCTGGTTCGCCATGCTGATTTCCTTCTTCGGGCTCGGTGGCCTCTCGACGAAGTACCGCTATGACGAGAAACTGGACCGCGGCATCGCCGAGGAGAACGAAGGCGCACGCGGGAGCGGGAATGTGCTCGCAAACTCCATCGTCGCGCTGTTCGCCGTCGTTGCGGCGGCGGCGAGTCCGAGCCACATCGCTGTCGACCCGCTGCTGTTCTTCTATGCCTTCGCCGGGGCCGTTGCCGCCGCGATGACCGACACGTTCTCCAGTGAGTTCGGCGGGCTCTACGACAACCCGCGGCTCATTACGACGCTCAAACCCGTCGAGCCGGGCACTGACGGCGGCGTAACCTGGCAAGGCGTGGCCGCCGGGGCCGCCGGCGCGGGCATCATCGCCGGCATCGCCGCGCTCACGCAGGACATCAGCACAGTCGGCAGCGGCGTCATCCTCCTCTGTGGGCTGGTCGGCATGACCGTCGACAGCCTGCTGGGTGCGACTGTCGAGGGCTCGGTCGTCGGCAATCAGGGCGTCAATATGCTCGCGACTCTGGCGGCCGCGCTGACCGGTGCAGGCGTCGTGCTGGCCGCCGGCCTCCTATGA
- a CDS encoding DUF3311 domain-containing protein, whose amino-acid sequence MSTVRAAGWTVVTFVLMALAVPWFLWDTSEVAVGLPVWLWWHIGWMALASVVFAVFARTDWGLGVEGVR is encoded by the coding sequence ATGAGTACGGTCAGGGCCGCTGGGTGGACAGTCGTCACGTTCGTGCTGATGGCGCTGGCAGTGCCGTGGTTCCTCTGGGACACCAGCGAGGTCGCGGTCGGACTGCCCGTATGGCTGTGGTGGCACATCGGATGGATGGCGCTCGCAAGCGTCGTCTTCGCCGTCTTCGCGCGCACCGACTGGGGCCTCGGCGTCGAGGGGGTGCGGTGA
- a CDS encoding undecaprenyl diphosphate synthase family protein: MGLYDRYLAMRVRRSDADLPETVALVITERDLLGDGAYRTLERFFDWAVQYGTDTVVVYVSVLDEEAIPTLQRELESVTAPREIAVRVPDDETTADAPIQISIGLGGQSEFATAVQKLAEDVDTGSLDPSDIDEAAVEEHLVFPTDPDLVIKTGAERLSDFMIWQSVYSELYFTDVNWQNFRLRDYLRALRDYQERQRRFGR, from the coding sequence GTGGGACTATACGACCGATATCTCGCGATGCGCGTTCGGCGCAGCGACGCCGACCTGCCCGAGACGGTCGCGCTGGTGATTACGGAGCGAGACCTGCTTGGAGACGGTGCATACCGTACCTTAGAGCGGTTTTTCGACTGGGCTGTTCAGTACGGCACCGACACTGTCGTCGTCTACGTGAGCGTTCTTGATGAGGAGGCGATCCCGACGCTGCAGCGCGAACTCGAAAGCGTCACCGCGCCACGGGAGATAGCGGTCAGAGTACCGGACGACGAGACGACAGCCGACGCCCCGATTCAGATTTCGATCGGCCTCGGCGGGCAGTCGGAGTTCGCAACGGCTGTCCAAAAACTGGCAGAAGACGTCGATACGGGGTCGCTCGACCCGAGCGACATCGACGAGGCCGCGGTCGAGGAGCATCTTGTCTTCCCGACCGACCCGGATCTGGTGATCAAGACCGGGGCCGAACGGCTTTCGGATTTCATGATCTGGCAGTCCGTCTATTCGGAGTTGTATTTCACCGACGTGAACTGGCAGAACTTCCGGCTCCGGGATTATTTGCGGGCGTTGCGAGATTATCAGGAGCGCCAGCGGCGCTTTGGCCGCTAG
- a CDS encoding Lrp/AsnC family transcriptional regulator, translating into MSEDLGTVDRAVLNAFQGGFPVVERPFEPAAAALADHGVDIDADELLARVQDLDDAGVLTRFGALINAEAIGGTATLVATHAPEDSYDEHAEIINAYPEVAHNYEREHPHLNMWFVLSVAEEGRVEEVLADIEAETGEETYNLPKQQEFHVGAKFPVEGPQTQDIDFSDLGPDVTPTDSQSLTADELDLVLEIQDGLPVTATPYADVAAEIDADVEWVLETIQRFNREGKVRRVGVIPNHYALGYSENGMTVWDVPDEVIDEVGPAIAEFDFVTHCYERPRHDGVWPYNFFAMTHGRSEAESQERIQQVRDRMADHWDVTEDDWDTLFSTRILKKTGIRLDERARQNTETA; encoded by the coding sequence ATGAGCGAAGACCTCGGGACGGTAGACCGGGCGGTGTTGAACGCCTTCCAAGGCGGCTTCCCGGTCGTCGAACGGCCGTTCGAGCCGGCCGCGGCGGCCCTTGCTGACCACGGCGTCGACATCGACGCGGACGAGCTATTGGCGCGCGTACAGGACCTCGACGACGCGGGCGTGCTCACGCGGTTCGGGGCACTCATCAACGCCGAGGCGATCGGCGGCACTGCCACGCTCGTCGCCACCCACGCCCCCGAGGACAGCTACGACGAACACGCCGAGATAATAAACGCGTACCCGGAGGTCGCGCACAACTACGAGCGCGAGCACCCGCATCTGAATATGTGGTTCGTCCTCTCGGTGGCCGAGGAAGGACGGGTCGAGGAGGTTCTGGCCGACATCGAGGCCGAAACCGGCGAGGAGACGTACAACCTCCCGAAACAGCAGGAGTTCCACGTCGGCGCGAAATTCCCCGTTGAGGGGCCACAAACGCAAGATATCGACTTCTCGGATCTGGGACCGGACGTGACGCCGACGGACAGCCAGTCCCTGACCGCTGACGAACTGGACCTCGTGTTGGAAATCCAGGACGGGCTCCCGGTCACTGCTACGCCGTACGCTGACGTGGCTGCCGAAATCGACGCCGATGTCGAGTGGGTGCTGGAGACGATACAGCGGTTCAACAGGGAGGGGAAAGTCCGCCGCGTCGGGGTCATCCCGAACCACTACGCCCTTGGCTACAGCGAGAACGGGATGACCGTCTGGGACGTGCCCGACGAAGTCATCGACGAAGTCGGCCCGGCTATCGCCGAGTTCGACTTCGTGACTCACTGCTACGAGCGGCCCCGCCATGACGGTGTCTGGCCGTACAACTTCTTCGCGATGACCCACGGGCGAAGCGAGGCGGAGAGTCAGGAGCGCATCCAGCAGGTCCGCGACCGGATGGCCGACCACTGGGACGTGACCGAGGACGACTGGGACACGCTGTTCTCGACGCGCATCCTGAAGAAGACGGGTATCAGGCTGGACGAACGAGCGCGACAGAACACAGAAACGGCGTGA
- a CDS encoding bifunctional precorrin-2 dehydrogenase/sirohydrochlorin ferrochelatase gives MIPLMHDFEGETVLVVGGGPVGARKARTFATEASVVVLSPEFADRAFADADKIRAAPTPEDATDWVERTDPALVVAATDNADLNGAFSTAAAEHGALVNRADDHGDQSFGNVVVPATVRDDPVTLAIATGGRAPALSKHLREQFEDEFGNAGLMAEVVGDLREDLRDRGVPPAKRRDAVRSVVRSREVWKALDSGRSKGEQVARDVIGELPGDQM, from the coding sequence ATGATTCCGCTCATGCACGACTTCGAGGGTGAGACAGTCCTCGTCGTCGGCGGCGGACCGGTCGGCGCACGCAAGGCCCGAACGTTCGCCACGGAGGCGAGCGTCGTCGTTCTCAGTCCCGAGTTCGCCGACCGGGCGTTCGCGGACGCCGACAAGATCCGGGCCGCCCCGACGCCGGAGGACGCCACAGACTGGGTCGAGCGGACCGACCCGGCGCTGGTCGTTGCCGCGACAGACAACGCGGACCTAAACGGCGCTTTCAGCACGGCTGCTGCGGAGCACGGTGCGCTCGTCAACCGCGCCGACGACCACGGCGACCAGTCGTTCGGCAACGTTGTCGTGCCGGCCACGGTACGGGACGACCCCGTGACGCTGGCGATTGCGACCGGCGGGCGCGCGCCGGCGCTGTCGAAGCACCTTCGCGAGCAGTTCGAAGACGAGTTCGGAAACGCTGGTCTGATGGCCGAGGTCGTCGGCGACCTCCGTGAAGACCTGCGCGACCGGGGGGTCCCGCCGGCCAAACGACGTGACGCCGTCAGGTCCGTTGTCAGGTCACGGGAAGTTTGGAAGGCTTTAGATAGTGGCAGGTCCAAGGGTGAGCAAGTAGCTAGAGACGTGATCGGAGAGTTACCTGGTGATCAAATGTGA
- the uppS gene encoding polyprenyl diphosphate synthase yields MYTTMLSRGKRLGYAAYERLLQWELSGTPDHVAVIMDGNRRYAEKQGAKKQEGHKEGAQTTEALLNWCDELGIREVTLYTFSTENFDRDPEERQHIFDLVEQKLQTFADAERVHEAGVCIRAIGETEMLPERVRDAIDYAEGRTAQYDQLNLNIALAYGGRAELLGAARDVATAVETGTLDPMDVSAETIEERLYEGPTRDVDLIVRTGGDERTSNFLPWHANGNEAATFFCTPYWPEFRKVDFLRAIRTYQNREDSWRTTRAERSLALVRAIEQSELPTAKRMLGRFRDALPSTEREQLDEEYDLAD; encoded by the coding sequence ATGTACACAACGATGCTATCGAGGGGGAAGCGACTGGGATATGCGGCCTACGAGCGATTGCTCCAGTGGGAACTGTCAGGGACGCCCGACCATGTTGCAGTCATTATGGACGGGAACCGAAGATACGCTGAAAAGCAGGGCGCAAAAAAACAGGAGGGCCACAAAGAAGGAGCCCAAACGACCGAGGCACTGTTGAACTGGTGCGACGAACTCGGCATTCGTGAGGTGACGCTGTACACGTTCTCGACGGAGAACTTCGACCGCGACCCCGAGGAACGCCAACACATCTTCGACCTCGTCGAACAGAAACTCCAGACGTTTGCCGACGCCGAGCGGGTCCACGAGGCCGGCGTGTGTATCCGCGCCATCGGCGAAACAGAGATGCTACCCGAACGGGTACGTGACGCTATCGATTACGCCGAGGGACGAACGGCACAGTACGACCAGCTCAACCTCAACATCGCGCTGGCCTACGGCGGCCGGGCCGAACTGCTCGGTGCGGCCCGCGACGTTGCTACTGCCGTCGAAACCGGGACCCTCGACCCAATGGATGTCTCTGCGGAAACCATCGAAGAGCGACTCTACGAGGGGCCGACCCGCGATGTCGACCTCATCGTTCGAACCGGCGGCGACGAGCGCACCTCGAACTTCTTGCCGTGGCACGCCAACGGCAACGAGGCCGCCACGTTCTTCTGTACGCCCTACTGGCCTGAATTCCGGAAAGTCGACTTTTTGCGAGCGATCCGAACGTACCAGAACCGCGAGGATTCCTGGCGGACGACCCGTGCCGAGCGGTCGCTGGCACTGGTTCGTGCCATCGAGCAATCGGAACTACCGACGGCCAAGCGGATGCTCGGACGGTTTCGTGATGCGCTCCCGAGTACCGAACGCGAGCAACTCGACGAAGAGTACGACCTCGCAGACTGA
- a CDS encoding cold-shock protein gives MATGTVDFFNDTGGYGFIETDDADEDVFFHMEDVGGPDLEEGQEVEFDIEQADKGPRAKNLERL, from the coding sequence ATGGCGACAGGCACTGTCGACTTCTTCAACGATACGGGCGGCTACGGTTTCATCGAAACCGACGATGCCGACGAAGACGTGTTCTTCCACATGGAAGATGTCGGCGGCCCGGACTTAGAAGAAGGGCAAGAAGTCGAATTCGACATCGAACAGGCAGACAAAGGCCCGCGGGCGAAGAACCTCGAGCGACTGTAA
- the dnaG gene encoding DNA primase DnaG, whose product MQDTAKYLIHADITAAGVVERSDVVGAVFGQTEGLLGDELDLRDLQDSKKVGRIDVEIRSESGQSFGEITVASGLDRVETAILAAALETIEQVGPCRAEIEVSEIEDVRSAKRREVVERATELLNDFEEKSIQTADIVETVRQQVRVADVTDYEGLPAGPRVADSDAIVVVEGRSDVMQLLKYGIKNAVAVEGTDVPDAIADLTAGRTVTSFLDGDRGGDLILKELAQVGDVDYVAVTPTGKSVEDLSRSEVMSALRDKVPYETVASAKSLDSIRDEMSHTGESTTADGGAVTAAISDDTADSQPAPDPQTGSAQTETADGATNGADSPNAAAVTDAATDVETTESGDGPTIPSLSDHIEAVIQNHSGTARLVDEDATLLAEDDADTVVSLLESAEDVPKTVVIDADCTQKLLDVAAQRGVDVVVAAGHGEYVKQPTAVQVRIEN is encoded by the coding sequence ATGCAAGATACGGCGAAATATCTGATACATGCCGACATCACGGCGGCGGGAGTCGTTGAGCGCAGCGATGTCGTCGGCGCGGTGTTCGGCCAAACGGAGGGATTACTCGGTGATGAACTGGACCTGCGGGACCTGCAGGACTCGAAGAAGGTCGGGCGCATCGACGTGGAGATACGCTCCGAGAGCGGACAGTCATTCGGGGAGATTACCGTCGCGAGCGGCCTCGACAGGGTCGAAACAGCGATTCTCGCCGCGGCACTGGAGACCATCGAACAGGTAGGGCCGTGCCGTGCCGAAATCGAGGTTTCCGAAATCGAAGACGTACGCAGCGCCAAGCGGCGCGAAGTCGTCGAGCGCGCGACGGAACTCTTGAACGACTTCGAGGAAAAATCCATCCAGACCGCGGACATCGTCGAAACGGTCAGACAGCAGGTCCGGGTCGCCGACGTGACCGACTATGAGGGACTCCCAGCTGGACCGCGTGTGGCCGACTCCGACGCGATTGTCGTCGTCGAGGGCCGCTCGGACGTGATGCAACTACTTAAATACGGCATCAAGAACGCCGTGGCCGTCGAGGGAACTGATGTCCCCGACGCTATTGCGGACCTCACGGCCGGTCGAACGGTGACGTCGTTCCTCGACGGTGACCGCGGTGGAGACCTCATTCTGAAGGAACTCGCGCAAGTCGGTGACGTGGACTACGTCGCTGTCACGCCCACCGGCAAGTCCGTTGAGGATCTCTCCCGGAGCGAGGTGATGTCGGCGCTCCGGGACAAGGTTCCCTACGAGACGGTTGCAAGCGCCAAGAGCCTCGACAGCATCCGCGATGAGATGTCCCACACCGGGGAGTCGACGACCGCCGACGGCGGTGCCGTGACCGCCGCGATATCGGACGACACCGCTGACAGCCAGCCCGCGCCCGATCCACAGACCGGGTCGGCGCAGACAGAGACAGCCGACGGAGCGACGAACGGCGCGGACAGTCCGAACGCGGCCGCTGTGACGGATGCCGCGACCGATGTGGAGACGACCGAAAGCGGTGATGGACCGACCATCCCCTCGCTTTCGGACCACATCGAAGCCGTCATTCAGAACCACAGCGGGACGGCCAGACTGGTCGACGAAGACGCGACGCTGCTTGCGGAGGATGACGCCGATACCGTTGTCTCACTGCTTGAATCCGCTGAGGACGTCCCCAAAACCGTCGTTATCGATGCCGACTGTACGCAAAAGCTCCTTGACGTCGCCGCCCAGCGCGGCGTCGATGTTGTCGTCGCCGCCGGCCACGGCGAGTACGTCAAACAGCCGACGGCCGTGCAGGTCCGTATCGAGAATTAA
- a CDS encoding N-acetyltransferase, translating to MIREARSEDEGRLRAIQTNALDEPWPELLGVGIDGPPLVLVLDIGEPLGYALVVPDHPVAYLAEFAIAPGKQGQGLGTTLMNGLLDRLRTGGFETMRLTARADDNRARSFYDGFGFLVADELPDHYDDGDGVLFVRDI from the coding sequence ATGATCCGGGAGGCCCGTTCCGAAGACGAGGGGCGTCTCCGGGCGATCCAGACGAACGCGCTCGATGAGCCGTGGCCGGAACTCCTCGGTGTCGGAATCGACGGCCCGCCGCTCGTGCTGGTCCTCGACATCGGCGAGCCGCTTGGCTACGCGCTTGTCGTTCCGGACCACCCGGTCGCGTATCTGGCGGAGTTCGCCATCGCGCCCGGGAAGCAAGGGCAGGGTCTCGGGACAACACTGATGAACGGACTGCTGGACAGGCTCCGGACTGGGGGGTTCGAAACAATGAGACTTACTGCGCGCGCGGATGACAACCGGGCACGCTCATTCTACGATGGGTTCGGATTCTTAGTCGCCGATGAGCTCCCTGACCACTACGACGACGGCGATGGTGTGCTGTTCGTTCGAGACATTTAA
- a CDS encoding sodium:solute symporter, whose protein sequence is MADTTLQLGIVGAYMVVALAVGAVAYRLTERTAEDYYLASRTLGTVVLLFTTFATLLSAFTFFGGPNLAFSAGPEWILVMGLMDGIIFAVLWYVLGYKQWLVGKRHGYVTLGEMLGDRFGSTALRVVVAGVSLVWLFPYVMLQQKGAGQAIVGLTNGAVPFWVGAGGITLFMILYVALSGMRGVAWTDTLQGLFMLSLIWVAVAWVLSAVGGTGEATALLAAEEPAFVGLGGGLYTPQYIISTAVSIAFGVTMFPQINQRFFAAGSKKVLKRTFALWPVLVLLLFVPAFMLGAWAAGLGITVPEGGNVIPALLGEYTPTWFTALVIAGAMAAMMSSSDSMLLSGSSYLTRDLYRPLTGRGDASDEETDRREAFIARIGVVIFATLSFIASLYTPGTLVQIGDTAFSGFAQLTVPVALALYWQGTTRSGMYAGVVGSQVFYGLHVFPVLATVGGLLGLDVALPTAYLGWTPGIVGILVGLLLTVTVSLVTAPGATEDRTAYAVSGVESD, encoded by the coding sequence ATGGCTGACACCACGCTCCAGCTGGGCATCGTCGGCGCGTACATGGTGGTCGCGCTCGCGGTTGGCGCAGTCGCCTACCGACTCACCGAGCGCACCGCCGAGGACTACTACCTCGCGAGCCGAACGCTTGGCACAGTCGTACTGCTGTTTACGACCTTCGCGACGCTACTGTCAGCGTTTACGTTCTTCGGCGGCCCGAATCTCGCGTTCAGCGCCGGCCCTGAATGGATTCTCGTGATGGGGCTCATGGACGGCATTATCTTCGCTGTCCTCTGGTACGTACTGGGCTACAAGCAGTGGCTAGTCGGCAAGCGCCACGGCTACGTGACGCTGGGTGAGATGCTGGGCGACCGATTCGGGTCGACGGCGCTTCGGGTCGTCGTCGCTGGCGTGAGCCTAGTCTGGCTGTTCCCGTACGTAATGCTCCAGCAAAAGGGGGCCGGCCAGGCCATTGTCGGCCTCACGAACGGCGCGGTCCCGTTCTGGGTCGGAGCCGGCGGCATCACGCTGTTCATGATTCTCTACGTCGCGCTCTCGGGGATGCGCGGCGTCGCCTGGACCGACACGCTTCAGGGGCTGTTCATGCTCTCGCTGATCTGGGTCGCCGTCGCCTGGGTCCTCTCCGCTGTCGGCGGCACAGGTGAGGCGACGGCCCTGCTCGCGGCGGAGGAACCCGCTTTCGTCGGTCTCGGTGGAGGCCTCTACACGCCGCAGTACATCATCTCGACCGCGGTCAGCATCGCGTTCGGCGTGACGATGTTCCCGCAGATCAATCAGCGCTTCTTCGCCGCCGGGTCCAAGAAGGTTCTCAAGCGCACGTTCGCGCTCTGGCCCGTGCTGGTCCTGCTCCTGTTCGTTCCGGCGTTCATGCTGGGGGCGTGGGCGGCCGGACTCGGCATCACTGTCCCAGAAGGTGGCAACGTCATCCCGGCGCTGCTGGGCGAGTACACGCCGACGTGGTTCACCGCACTGGTCATCGCCGGCGCGATGGCCGCGATGATGTCCTCCAGCGACTCGATGCTACTGTCGGGCTCGTCGTACCTCACTCGGGACCTCTACCGGCCGCTGACCGGCCGCGGCGATGCCAGCGACGAAGAGACTGACCGCCGCGAGGCGTTCATCGCCCGCATCGGCGTCGTCATCTTTGCCACCCTCTCGTTCATTGCGAGTCTCTACACCCCAGGGACGCTGGTCCAGATCGGCGACACGGCCTTCAGCGGCTTCGCACAGCTTACAGTTCCCGTCGCACTTGCGCTGTACTGGCAGGGAACGACGCGTTCGGGGATGTACGCCGGCGTGGTCGGGAGTCAGGTGTTCTACGGCCTGCACGTCTTCCCCGTGCTTGCGACAGTCGGGGGACTGCTCGGTCTCGACGTTGCCCTGCCGACGGCGTATCTGGGCTGGACGCCCGGCATCGTGGGCATCCTGGTCGGCTTATTGTTGACGGTCACCGTCTCACTGGTGACCGCTCCCGGCGCGACCGAGGACCGCACTGCATACGCCGTCTCCGGCGTCGAAAGCGACTGA
- a CDS encoding DUF5778 family protein, with amino-acid sequence MSEADALDDDLYRRTKQLLEPGEIQLNGAVVHTEYDGSDEIEMMQATIEVGELIAEGAGLNPADTFVYSGSDDSEFASNQHQGLTLDDEEFVWECQQLLRNGSFDLVFYYEASADHDGILEAVKDAGYAVTGVEGE; translated from the coding sequence ATGAGCGAGGCCGACGCACTTGACGATGACCTTTACCGCCGGACCAAACAACTACTTGAGCCGGGCGAGATTCAGCTCAACGGCGCTGTCGTCCACACGGAGTACGACGGTAGCGACGAGATCGAGATGATGCAGGCCACCATCGAGGTCGGTGAACTCATCGCCGAGGGTGCTGGCCTGAACCCGGCGGACACGTTCGTCTACTCCGGCAGCGACGACTCCGAGTTCGCGTCGAACCAGCATCAGGGCCTCACGCTGGACGACGAGGAGTTCGTCTGGGAGTGCCAGCAGCTCCTTCGCAACGGCTCCTTCGATCTGGTGTTCTACTACGAGGCCAGCGCTGACCACGATGGGATTCTCGAAGCGGTCAAGGACGCTGGCTACGCAGTCACCGGTGTCGAAGGCGAGTAA
- a CDS encoding cold-shock protein: MATGTVDFFNDTGGYGFIDTEDSDEDVFFHMEDIDGPDLEEGQEVEFEIEQADKGPRAKNLTRL, translated from the coding sequence ATGGCGACCGGTACGGTAGACTTCTTCAACGACACAGGCGGTTACGGTTTCATCGATACCGAAGACTCCGACGAGGACGTCTTCTTCCACATGGAGGACATCGACGGTCCTGACCTCGAGGAGGGGCAAGAAGTGGAATTCGAGATTGAGCAGGCCGACAAAGGCCCGCGCGCGAAAAACCTCACGCGGCTGTAA